The Chaetodon trifascialis isolate fChaTrf1 chromosome 11, fChaTrf1.hap1, whole genome shotgun sequence nucleotide sequence gaagaagaagaagaagaagaagaagaagaagaaaaacacatttctgagtgGAGGGGACTTTAAATATTAACACGCTTTAAGAACAAGAATCAGTCTACTTAAGGTCAGACCTGCTAAGATTCAATTTGCAATTAGCTCTCACCCCTTCCTGACCACAGAAATCATTACCTGCCTCCCTCTTCCTGCCTAAGAAAAAGCTAATTTGATCAGACTCATTGGAGAGTTTGTGGCCATGTGGTCATCTTAAGTCTGTTTCAGAGGCGcttacattgattttttttgttgttttgttttgcgtgtgtgtgtgaaactttgACCAATTCAGCATAAAATCCCGGGGACTCGGCACTGGTCTTCAGAAACTTAATATATTTTCCTGTGGTTGACAACATACCTGACACTTGTCAAGAACTGTCACAATAAACTTAAACTGACACAGTAAGCTGATCCAAAGCTGCTAAGAAGTATTTGCCAATCCTCTCTGACTCACATCTGATGGATATGTTGGCTCACAGTGTCGATGCCATGTAGCCTCAGTGAATGTTAGTTATTATGTACCAATAAAAAGCAGGGAAAGCGTGATTTCATCAACActgattagaataaaattaaaatacacTGCAAAATGGGTGgtcattttcctttctttctggGTTCTGCTTTGAACTGGTTTCCATGGATGTGGCGCAGGTTTAAGGCTAAACAATCTTACAACTTCCGACTGAGCAGCCTGTCACTACAAATCTGCTGTTCCCGTTCTCCctgtatctctctgtctcttcccatctgtcattctctctctgcattaTTATCTGCCTTGCTCTCCCatagttacacacacacacacaaacagtaccACACTTCCCTGACACAATCTAAAAGAGAATTAATTAGATGGTAAATGTGCGGTGCCTCGCCTTTCCCCCCTTTTCTTATTTCCTGCAGGGAAACGTGAATGATAGTTACGCAATTGTAATCTGTGAGGAGAATGATTCCTCGCAAATCTTTTATGCAGTTCTTGGCTCCACCTTCAGCGCTGAGCTCAATCTTCCTCCTGACAGGCAGCAGAGTAATGTGACATGATTATGTAAAGTCCACAGAGTGAGTGCAACACGTcaggagtgaaacagtgagGTGCTCCTTTGGAAAAGGAATCAAACACGGACAcagagcaagagacagacaaatgtCAAATGGAGATGGAAATGCATCcacttgtttgtctttttttccacaaacacTCGTGGAATTTGACAACTTTCCCTCTTGACATTAATAGTCACTGTGAATATAattctgctctgcctctgaagCCAACAGAAATGTTCATAGAGGACTGTCACAGACTGTCAGGGATTGTGGTAAGATGCTTGGGACTGCAGTTGCAGAAAACTGTAAACGGATGACTGCTCGCTTGTCATCTCTGTTATAAttcacttctgtctgtctttgcctcctctcctcctgtctctcttgcCCTGTCTCAGTATGTTTTCTGCATTGCTGGACGCATTGTACAACTTTGGAATTTCAAGTTAACAGGTGTTAACATAAACCTGGTGCTACCTGATATGTTGTGCACCTCATATGTTTTTCATCTatagattttttaaaatatcctcctgtttttgcattttaaattgcattgcatttttgCAGCAGGAAGGTAACATAAAAAGCTTATGATATGTGAATAAAATTGACTGAGCTAAATTGGGCAAAAGTGTGCATGCAATAATTTGGTTTTACAAAAAACTCATCTACAAAACACTTGACTTGTATGTAGACATTGTATGTTATTGCTCATTATTccttcatatatatatttatgtatacaCCCACCTTTTCTGCACTACTTTACAGTACATAATAGTTATTTATTGTGTTCTGCTGTCCTTTGCTTTGGCTGTATATCTtcctgtattttgttttttgtgttagAACATTAAAAGGAACTTAAAAACAGGAGTTGAATTCCTTGTATATGTAATAACATGTTTAAAACGTTGCAATAATGGCtagaaataaaatacatgcaGGCATCACATTAGTATTTATATTATAAGTTGCTGCAAAAGTCCCCAATAGCAAATAAATGCTGGGCTTGCTGCAGGGCCAGCTGAAGGAGGCTTCTTCAGAGGTGCCAAGCTTCGCCCATGTTGcaatgctgccatctagtgggcTACTTTGGTAATTTAGTGACAAATTTATAACACTGGACAGTAAACGTGCCTCTTTCTTCACAAAACCGAATGTGAATGTTACCTATGGAGACAAAATAAGGACAAAATTGTGTCCACGACCCTGCCTTTGTTGCTGTAAAAATGCCATGAATATTATTAAGAGAACCGTacgttatttaaaaaaaaaaaaaaagccttatgAAACATGCCGCTGCCTGGCACGTTTGTGCGTAACGACGTAACGCGTcgtttggaaaaaaaatatccCAAAGAGAAGCGCGATACGTCGCACGTAGCTTCCATGTTCCACAGTCGGATGTTGTCGTGTTGCTGTGATTGTAGCGAATAGCCTGCTTCAAATGCTAAAATGATGGTGTCCATAACGCCAAAATGAGCACGATGTCAATGGACCATGGTGAGTGTTTGACACTCAACTAAACCGACCTCCATTCAGCCCAAACTTGTCCTAACGGTTGATAAGATTGCGTTATGTGATGTTTAGGGTAACTTAAGGCTAATGTTAACGCAAAATGTGCAGCACTATTAAATGGTCATTTATTGTaactcaaagacaaaaacagccgTCTCTGTGCTGAAACCTGACAGTGTTAACATTTGTCTCCCTCAGGCTTCcttcccctttcctctctccgtcttaTCGTCCCCCCTCTGCAGCTTGTGTCTGCGGCTTTGTGGGGAATCGTGAAGCAGGGGGCTGTGATGTACTATGGTCTGCTGGAGGAGTTCGTTAGCACGGTGCTGGAAACGGTCCCTGAACTACTCACGTACACAGAGAGAGTCCAGCTAGTGATGGGTCTACGTGCAAAGGTAACAGTCAGGTAGTGGATGACTTAATAAGTCTGCTAAAAACTTCTGCAATCTACCAGATATGCTAGTgatggaatgtaactaagtacattacTCCAGTACAGTACTTTGGGAAATTGGACTTTATAGTTGTTATACTTGTGCATACAGGGAAACAAGGAATTCAAAAGGTAGGGTCTGAACACAGGCGCTAGAGGCAGAGTAGAAACAGATCAATGAATTTATTATCACCAGTGTCCAAAAGTTTAAAGAGGCCTGCAGGATGATGAGGAAGACACAGGTCAAAACCAGGTAAGGCAGCCCAAACAGACATACGAACACGAAAGAGAGCAGGCAAGAACAAAGTCCAATAAAGAGTCCAGTGGAAGTAAATCCCCAAATCAATGGGGAATAAACACCAGGAAATTCACGAGGTGCTAACAACACAAGGAAGCAGCTACAAGGCTAGACACACAAGGAACTAAGATAAACTGGGAAGAAGTGAGGGGGAAAACACAGGATTAAATACACAAGGGAGGGAAGGCTAATGAGCGTCAGGTGAAACTGAACAATCACAAAGgcgtgaaaacacacaaacacaggaagtgaagccaAACATGTCCCATGAGGAGAGTAagcatcaaaataaagcaggaaaCAGACTCAACTCAGCCCCAAAACCAGAACAATACGTCTGTGACCTCGCTACATTTTAAagggaaatattgtttttgttttttactccaCTTAATTGATCTGACAGCTACAGTTACTGCAGGAAAagacaattaaaataaaaacttaaaataagGTGAATTGTATCAAAGTtgctaaaattagctccacctccaccagctATAACAATAAAATGCTGTACAGTATGCTTTAGTCATGGTAAAATACTGCTATTACACAGACAGGGGTCATTCTGTATAAGAGGTACTTTTACTACTGATAGTACTGTTACTCATAATGAAGATAATTACAATTTTTCTACTTTTAGGCTAATGATCTGAATGCTTTGTCCAGCGCTgcttgtctgacagctgttttgaGTTCTAAACCAAAACTAAAACTTAATGTGATcatttttgtttagtttgtgtTGAGTATTTCAAGGCAAACTGCTGCATTTATGCTGACTACCACTTATGTTGTTGCAATTGGGTGTTCTTGAAATTAGtattgaaatatttttcagtattttgtcaTATCGAGAATTTATTCACTGCAGAAATACCCTGAAATGTCGTGGTATTATTTTAGGGCCATATCACTCACCTCTAATATTTTGTGTTATGCACATTTGGAATATATGAGGAAATGAAACTGGGGCTAAGTGTTAATTTCAGACCATTCAGTTCAATAAATCAGGTGAGTTTAAGCATGTTGACCTCACCACGCACAGACTCCTCTTCTGCCCATGCATTCTTTATGTATGGTACTATTGGTCAGATGATGCCACTTGGAACCACACCTCCACCTCACAAAAGTTGACAAAACCACCAAATGGTTCCATCTCGTttcgccaccaggtggtgctAGAGTTGTGCCGCAATGATGGTTTTGCCAGCCCACAGGCCGTCCAGCCTCATCTGAGCAGAATAAACGCCTACATTACAAACCAGGATAAGGAGGTTGGTGCTCTTGTTAAACCTCCATCGCTCTTTGTGTCATTCTCATTtgattcattcttttttttattcgcTTTTGTAAGACTTCCAGTTCTGAGGTAGAAGCATCAGTGACAAACTTCCTGGAGCTTGTTCACACTCTAGTGGATGATCAGTGCCAGAGGGATATCTTTTATCAGGTGAGTTGGTTTTTTTCTATATCCTATGTTGTTGTTATACATGCTttgattgtattttttgttggttaaatgtctttttattgaCCTGTGCTGGCCTCTCAGTGCTTTGTAATGAATACCTTTCTTGTTATCTTAGAAAATCTTCCCAACAGTGTTTGGTC carries:
- the LOC139339040 gene encoding TERF1-interacting nuclear factor 2-like isoform X3 produces the protein MSTMSMDHGFLPLSSLRLIVPPLQLVSAALWGIVKQGAVMYYGLLEEFVSTVLETVPELLTYTERVQLVMGLRAKVVLELCRNDGFASPQAVQPHLSRINAYITNQDKETSSSEVEASVTNFLELVHTLVDDQCQRDIFYQKIFPTVFGPKYDAALQALMRKFLFNLQNLLPVPNLEQVRALQKIILG